One Candida dubliniensis CD36 chromosome 1, complete sequence genomic region harbors:
- a CDS encoding NADH-ubiquinone oxidoreductase [14.8 kda] subunit, putative (Similar to Neurospora crassa NUO-14.8) has protein sequence MTLATQFAETTRYSTSNPELKRRVLHLYRKYIRNAKEFADLYELDMPISNIKTKIRQEFERQRFGNDLSVNNVLLMKGQMEFQELINFWKQQCHVMRYFDEQNSYNVVDKNDFVKNFLRGN, from the coding sequence ATGACATTAGCCACTCAATTTGCTGAAACAACCCGTTATTCAACATCAAACCCTGAATTAAAACGTCGAGTTCTACACTTGTATCGTAAATATATTAGAAATGCTAAAGAATTTGCTGATTTATATGAATTAGATATGCCAATATCTAATataaaaactaaaattagacaagaatttgaaagaCAAAGATTTGGTAATGATTTATCCGTCAATAatgtattattaatgaaagGACAAATGGAatttcaagaattaattaatttttggaAACAACAATGTCATGTTATGAGATATTTTGATGAACAAAATTCTtataatgttgttgataaaaatgattttgttaAAAACTTTTTAAGAGGGAATTAA
- a CDS encoding beta tubulin, putative (Similar to S. cerevisiae TUB2;~Similar to C. albicans TUB2;~spliced gene) encodes MREIIHLSTGQCGNQIGAAFWETICGEHGLDNNGTYVGDNELQKSKLDVYFNEASSGKYVPRAVLVDLEPGTIDNVKTSQIGNLFRPDNFIFGQSSAGNVWAKGHYTEGAELVDSVLDVVRREAEGCDSLQGFQITHSLGGGTGSGMGTLLISKIREEFPDRMMATFSVVPSPKVSDTVIEPYNATLSVHQLVENSDETFCIDNEALYNICQNTLKLPQPSYAELNNLVSSVMSGVTTSLRYPGQLNSDLRKLAVNLVPFPRLHFFMVGYAPLTSLGSKSFRSVTVPELTQQMFDSKNMMAASDPRNGRYLTVAAFFRGKVSVKEVDDEMHKIQTRNSSYFVDWIPNNVQTAVCSVPPKDLDMSATFIGNSTSIQELFKRVGDQFSAMFRRKAFLHWYTSEGMDEMEFTEAESNMNDLVSEYQQYQEASIDEEELEYADEIPLEDAAME; translated from the exons ATGAGAGAAATT ATTCATTTATCAACCGGTCAATGTGGTAATCAAATT GGTGCTGCCTTTTGGGAAACTATTTGTGGAGAACATGGGTTAGATAACAATGGAACTTATGTTGGAGACAATGAACTTCAAAAATCCAAATTAGACGTTTATTTCAATGAAGCTAGTTCAGGGAAATATGTTCCTCGTGCTGTTTTAGTTGATTTGGAACCGGGTACTATTGATAATGTCAAAACTTCACAAATTGGGAACTTGTTTAGACCagataattttattttcgGTCAAAGCTCTGCTGGCAATGTTTGGGCTAAAGGTCATTACACTGAAGGTGCTGAATTAGTTGATTCTGTTTTAGATGTTGTTAGAAGAGAAGCTGAAGGTTGTGATTCTTTACAAGGTTTCCAAATCACCCATTCTTTGGGTGGTGGTACTGGTTCTGGTATGGGTACTTTGTTGATTTCTAAAATTAGAGAAGAATTTCCTGATAGAATGATGGCTACATTTTCTGTTGTCCCTTCACCAAAAGTTTCTGATACAGTTATTGAACCATATAACGCTACATTATCAGTTCATCAATTGGTTGAAAATTCTGATGAAACTTTCtgtattgataatgaagcCTTGTATAACATTTGTCAAAACACTTTGAAATTACCACAACCATCTTATGctgaattgaataatttggTTTCATCTGTCATGTCTGGTGTTACTACTTCTTTACGTTATCCAGGTCAATTGAATTCCGATTTAAGAAAATTAGCCGTCAATTTGGTTCCATTCCCAAGATTACATTTCTTTATGGTTGGTTATGCCCCATTGACTTCTTTAGGTTCTAAATCTTTTAGATCAGTTACAGTACCAGAATTGACTCAACAAATGTTTGATTCCAAAAATATGATGGCTGCTTCTGATCCAAGAAATGGTCGTTATTTAACTGTTGCTGCTTTTTTCAGAGGTAAAGTGTCTGTTAAAgaagttgatgatgaaatgcACAAAATCCAAACCAGAAATTCATcttattttgttgattggATTCCAAATAATGTACAAACTGCTGTTTGTTCTGTTCCTCCAAAAGATTTGGATATGTCTGCTACTTTTATTGGAAACTCTACTTCCattcaagaattatttaaaagaGTTGGTGATCAATTCAGTGCTATGTTTAGAAGAAAAGCTTTCTTACATTGGTATACTTCAGAAGGTATGGATGAAATGGAATTCACTGAAGCTGAATCTAATATGAATGATTTGGTTAGtgaatatcaacaataccAAGAAGCTAgtattgatgaagaagaattagaatATGCCGATGAAATCCCATTAGAAGATGCCGCCATGGAATAA
- a CDS encoding calcineurin A1, putative (Similar to S. cerevisiae CNA1;~Similar to C. albicans CNA1) → MSGNTVQRNTEQINNALNAIQHRRTTTGNDLNHTNQRIISQNSINDKDYTIYITDDGEKYSTVERAVKSVDPPVTFKPKDEQVFLSNGKPNHQFLKQHFIHEGRLHEHQAIQILKQATHLLSKESNLLNVPAPVTICGDVHGQYYDLMKLFEVGGDPATTKYLFLGDYVDRGSFSIECLLYLYSLKINYPDTFWMLRGNHECRHLTEYFTFKNECLHKYSEQLYEECLVSFNALPLAAIMNEQFFCVHGGLSPQLTSLDSLRKLHRFREPPTKGLMCDLLWADPIEEYDEDNIDQEYVTNVVRGCSFAFTYKAACKFLDKTKLLSVIRAHEAQNAGYRMYKRTKTMGFPSLLTMFSAPNYLDSYNNKAAVLKYENNVMNIRQFNASPHPYWLPHFMDVFTWSLPFVGEKVTDMLVSILNVCTEEELDEDLPFSESEIGVATKTTKTTTPVSPVSPKAHPPSTRITSPYKSTKLVESDNNPNTNNDDSEMTLEEKKQALRNKIIAIGKMSRMFQVLREEQENVAHLKELNRGSLPKGSLLHGVDGLKNTINSFEEAKAADRINEALPPSPEDIQRLKQEKNTRIRQQIENQEMSGPVFQRLIRRLSQS, encoded by the coding sequence ATGTCAGGAAATACTGTTCAACGTAATACtgaacaaatcaataatgcATTAAATGCTATTCAACATAGACGAACCACTACTggtaatgatttaaatCATACTAATCAACGAATAATTCTgcaaaattcaataaatgataaagatTATACAATTTATATTACTGATGATGGAGAAAAATATTCTACTGTTGAAAGAGCTGTGAAATCAGTTGATCCACCAGTAACATTTAAACCTAAAGATGAACAagtttttttatcaaatggTAAACctaatcatcaatttttaaaacaacATTTTATTCATGAAGGTAGATTACATGAACATCAAGCcattcaaattttaaaacaagCTACTCATTTATTAAgtaaagaatcaaatttattaaatgtcCCAGCACCAGTAACTATATGTGGAGATGTTCATGGACAATATTAtgatttaatgaaattatttgaagttGGTGGTGATCCAGCAACTactaaatatttatttttaggtGATTATGTTGATCGAGGTTCATTTTCTATTGAATGTTTactttatttatattcattaaaaattaattatcCTGATACTTTTTGGATGCTTAGAGGTAATCATGAATGTCGTCATTTAACTGAATATTTCacatttaaaaatgaatgTTTACATAAATATTCGGAACAATTATATGAAGAATGTCTTGTTAGTTTTAATGCTTTACCTTTGGCAGCAATTATGAatgaacaatttttttgtgttCATGGAGGATTATCACCACAATTAACAAGTTTGGATAGTCTTAGAAAATTACATAGATTTAGAGAACCCCCTACTAAAGGGTTAATGTGTGATTTATTATGGGCTGATCCTATTGAAGAATATGACGAAGATAATATTGATCAAGAATATGTTACTAATGTGGTTAGAGGTTGTTCATTTGCATTTACTTATAAAGCTGCTTGTAAATTTTTggataaaacaaaattattatcgGTAATTCGAGCTCATGAAGCTCAAAATGCTGGTTATCGAATGTATAAAAGAACTAAAACAATGGGATTCCCATCATTATTAACTATGTTTAGTGCTCCAAATTATTTGGATagttataataataaggCAGCTGTAttaaaatatgaaaataatgTCATGAATATTAGACAATTTAATGCTTCACCTCATCCTTATTGGTTACCTCATTTTATGGATGTTTTCACTTGGTCTTTACCATTTGTTGGAGAAAAAGTTACTGATATgttggtttcaattttaaatgTTTGtactgaagaagaattagatGAAGATTTACCATTTAGTGAATCAGAAATAGGTGTtgcaacaaaaacaacaaaaacaacaacaccagtGTCACCAGTGTCACCAAAAGCTCATCCACCATCAACTCGTATTACATCACCTTATAAATCAACTAAACTTGTTGAATCAGACAATAATCCTAACaccaataatgatgattcgGAAATGACAttggaagaaaagaaacaagcTTTACGTAACAAAATCATTGCTATTGGTAAAATGTCACGGATGTTTCAAGTTTTACgagaagaacaagaaaatgtTGCTcatttaaaagaattaaatcgTGGTTCATTACCAAAAGGTTCATTATTACATGGAGTTGATGGTTTAAAAAATActattaattcatttgaagAAGCTAAAGCTGCTGATAGAATTAATGAAGCTTTACCACCTTCACCAGAAGATATACAACGattaaaacaagaaaaaaataccaGAATTAgacaacaaattgaaaatcaagaaatgaGTGGACCAGTTTTCCAAAGATTAATTAGAAGATTATCTCAAAGTTGA
- a CDS encoding acid sphingomyelinase 1, putative (Similar to C. elegans ASM1;~Similar to C. albicans ASM3): MFLPVLYLFAILVLSVQAHTVPGFDSLQIQSSLSKRANLIDSIYNDLSDAETDFIGTHLKNLTNYNATKCDQCKYRIKYGKSLIEEYPDKSHLVSLLLFKHCLVINNNTESKCDNVDFFVSTDYKNFQKFNDDFDSGIKQVGSVNFFDNDFLHMLKNFNVSSDLDLEYYCYFKGKGACKMPATKDVEKLWGISKWWPEKKPEHYSEPQYKNNSEIFNVLHFSDIHIQLRYEVGAEANCTTTPCAAPESFNKQLLSNNYNFSSYYKHFSPNATNMEFSFYPDAHYDENSQYIKGDYYDFPLYRGWNFKNAPATSFGGYLTDSPTVLMNSSLIHMAEMHKEKNFEFAIFTGDVVDHLLLSCTPEYTKEEEIKSFKAMKFFFNNLTVLPALGNHETGEYGQLSPIAYDFNGSYSWNQDEMVDLWINNEWFPAKDRYDLKSHYAGFSYVTNRGLKVIGLNSNAYYQKNLWSYIDLSTNPDLFGQWEFLVNELIESEKKGQRVWIMAHIPTTDYDTLPLQSRIFGKIVERFSPYTIANIFFAHTHMDQTHILYSTNSSKEAEDIINMSWVMQSVTPLANYNPSWRYYEVENESFNIINSFNYMTKLNDTFINGGQEPVWEFEYSARDLYDPKKTWPEKAPLNATFWHNYVFARLKNESDIEFNQEFSNIRYRFGPGVPDCKNGSVISDTCYNENYCVVGSFYSDDYQACLRN; the protein is encoded by the coding sequence AACTGACTTTATTGGTACACACTTGAAAAACTTGACAAACTACAATGCCACTAAATGTGATCAATGCAAATACAGAATCAAGTATGGTAAATCGTTGATTGAGGAATACCCAGATAAGTCACATTTAGTCAGtttgttattattcaaaCATTGTTTGgtcatcaacaacaatactgAATCCAAATGTGACAATGTTGACTTTTTCGTCAGTACTGATTACAagaatttccaaaaattcAACGATGACTTTGATTCTGGTATTAAACAAGTTGGATCagtcaatttttttgacaATGATTTTTTGCACATGCTCAAGAACTTTAACGTATCCAGTGATTTGGATTTagaatattattgttatttcaAAGGTAAAGGTGCTTGTAAAATGCCTGCCACCAAAGATGTGGAAAAATTGTGGGGTATTTCCAAATGGTGGCCAGAAAAGAAACCAGAACACTATTCTGAACCCCaatacaaaaacaacagTGAGATATTTAATGTGCTTCATTTCTCTGATATTCACATCCAATTGAGATACGAAGTTGGTGCTGAGGCAAACTGTACCACTACACCATGTGCTGCACCAGAATCATTCAATAAACAACTTTTACTgaacaattacaattttTCCAGTTATTACAAACATTTTAGTCCCAATGCAACCAATATGGAATTTTCGTTTTACCCCGATGCTCACTATGACGAAAATAGTCAATATATTAAAGGtgattattatgatttCCCATTGTACCGTGGATGGAACTTTAAAAATGCACCAGCTACTAGTTTTGGTGGATATCTTACTGATTCTCCAACTGTACTTATGAACAGTTCATTGATTCATATGGCTGAAATGCACAAGGAAAAGAATTTTGAGTTTGCCATATTTACTGgagatgttgttgatcatCTCTTGTTGTCATGTACTCCAGAATACACcaaggaagaagaaattaaaagttTCAAAGCCATGaagttttttttcaacaacttgACTGTTTTGCCAGCCTTGGGTAATCATGAGACTGGTGAATACGGACAATTGTCACCCATTGCCTATGATTTTAATGGATCATACAGTTGGAACCAAGATGAAATGGTTGATTTGTGGATAAATAATGAATGGTTCCCAGCTAAAGATAGATATGATCTCAAGAGCCATTATGCTGGGTTTTCATATGTCACCAACCGTGGATTGAAGGTTATTGGATTGAATTCTAACGCTTACTACCAAAAGAATTTATGGTCATACATTGATCTTTCAACCAACCCAGACTTGTTTGGTCAATGGGAATTTTTagttaatgaattgattgaaagtGAAAAGAAAGGTCAAAGAGTGTGGATTATGGCTCATATCCCCACTACTGATTATGATACATTACCATTGCAATCACGTATCTTTGGGAAAATTGTGGAAAGATTTAGTCCATATACTATTGCCAACATTTTCTTTGCTCATACTCATATGGATCAAACCcatatattatattctACTAATTCATCCAAGGAAGCTGAAGACATTATTAACATGTCTTGGGTCATGCAATCGGTGACACCTTTGGCCAATTACAATCCATCTTGGAGATACTACgaagttgaaaatgaaagtttcaatattatcaattcattcaattatatGACTAAATTAAATGACACGTTTATCAATGGTGGTCAAGAACCTGTTTGggaatttgaatattctgCCCGAGACTTGTATGATCCCAAGAAAACTTGGCCAGAAAAAGCTCCATTGAATGCTACTTTTTGGCACAATTATGTGTTTGCTCGCttgaaaaatgaatcaGATATCGAGTTCAACCAAGAGTTTTCCAATATTAGATATAGATTTGGTCCTGGTGTTCCTGATTGTAAGAATGGCAGTGTCATATCAGATACCTGttataatgaaaattattGTGTTGTTGGTTCTTTTTATAGTGACGATTACCAAGCCTGTCTTAGAAACTAG
- a CDS encoding ornithine decarboxylase, putative (Similar to C. albicans SPE1;~Similar to S. cerevisiae SPE1), which produces MKNTIIENDSEIKLQNDLNHHIGISSSNSVTTTTATNINNNNNNGQLIVEKTLKAINLIENSIKNHISKIDYENCLPNDEDSFFVCDLGEIINSVNQWKQQLPMIQPYYAVKCNSNFKVLTLLNELGINFDCASKNEIDLILSLNIQQAHQKIIYANPCKTNSFIRHAANENVNLTTVDNIYELYKLAKFHPHCKILIRLITDDSTAQCQLSSKFGCELNIAIKEILPKAKELGLQIYGVAFHVGSGAKDFNSIYQAIKNSRILFNEMLSLGFQPKLLDIGGGFERETFLQSSQMVKFALSKYFPQEFIQSNEIKFIAEPGRFMVANAFTLITHVIARRDLSTQTTAAAGAATVMGSNGNDIVPSAMLYINDGVYGNLNCILFDHQNPKVYVLTNQNQLFYKQEMMMKSLLIDTSANNNNNNNNKVDGFNFSIWGPTCDGLDCVSSLVKLSKNVQVGDWLFFENVGAYTSCASTKFNGLSNGETKTLYVNSNEE; this is translated from the coding sequence ATGAAAAatacaattattgaaaatgattcaGAGattaaattacaaaatgatttaaatcatcataTTGGAAtctcatcatcaaattctgtaacaacaacaacagcaactaatattaataataacaataataatggtcaattaattgttgagaaaactttaaaagcaattaatttaattgaaaattccATTAAAAATCATATTctgaaaattgattatgaaaattgtttacctaatgatgaagattcattttttgtttgtgatTTAggagaaattattaattctgTTAATCAAtggaaacaacaattaccTATGATTCAACCTTATTATGCTGTTAAATGtaattcaaatttcaaagtattaactttattaaatgaattaggaattaattttgattgtgcttctaaaaatgaaattgatttaattttatcattaaatattcaacaagctcatcaaaaaatcatttatgCTAATCCATGtaaaacaaattcatttattagACATGCTGCTAATGAAAATGTCAATTTAACTACAGTAGATAATATTTatgaattatataaattggCAAAATTTCATCCTCATtgtaaaattttaattcgATTAATTACTGATGATTCAACTGCTCAATGTCAATTAAGTAGTAAATTTGGTTGTGAATTAAATATTGccattaaagaaattttacCTAAAGCTAAAGAATTGGGTTTACAAATTTATGGTGTTGCATTTCATGTTGGATCTGGTGCTAAAGATTTTAATAGTATTTATCAAGCCATTAAAAATTCTCgaattttatttaatgaaatgTTATCTTTAGGTTTTCAACctaaattattagatattGGAGGAGGATTTGAACGAGAAACTTTTTTACAACTGTCACAAATGGTTAAATTTGctttatcaaaatatttcccacaagaatttattcaatctaatgaaattaaatttattgcTGAACCAGGTAGATTTATGGTTGCCAATGCTTTTACTTTAATTACTCATGTAATTGCTAGACGGGATTTATCAACTcaaacaacagcagcagcaggaGCAGCAACAGTAATGGGAAGTAATGGAAATGATATTGTACCATCAGCTATGTTATATATTAATGATGGAGTTTATGGGAATTTAAAttgtattttatttgatcaTCAAAATCCAAAAGTTTATGTTTTAActaatcaaaatcaattattttataaacaagaaatgatgatgaaatctttattaattgataccagtgccaacaacaacaacaacaacaacaataaggTGGATGggtttaatttttcaatttgggGTCCAACTTGTGATGGATTAGATTGTGTTAGTTCATTGGTTAAATTATCTAAAAATGTTCAAGTTGGTGATTGgttattttttgaaaatgttgGTGCTTATACTAGTTGTGCCAGTACTAAATTCAATGGATTAAGTAATGGAGAAACTAAAACTCTTTACGTTAATTCTAATGAAGAATAA